In the genome of Chryseobacterium sp. 52, the window CCGGATAAGGTATTCTGCAATTTTGAGATTTTAAACCTAAATTTTTTATTGGTAGTTTTTATTTCCTCGGAATTTCCGGGCGTGGCATTTTATAATAGCTTCCCGAAATACTCTTTAGAAAAGCAACAACTGCATCTATTTCCTGTTCATTCAGTTTTAACGGCTGCATGAGGTGATCGGTTACCGGAAAATTCGGATCGGCTTTCTTTTCTTCCGGACTGGGATTGATCATCTGCATTCCGCTGTTGTAGAGGCTTACCACACCATGCAGATCATCCATCAGTCCATTGTGCATCCATGGAGCGGTATAATCCAGATCTCTTAAAGAAGGGGTTTTGAATTTCCCTACATCATCCGCTTTCTTCGTGATATGATATAACCCGAGGTCTTCATATTCCCTTTTGTAATAGGTGAGACCAATATTGTGAAAAGATTCGTCTGTAAGGTATTTTCCGTTGTGACAGTTCATGCATCTTGCTTTGGTACGGAATAAGTGCATTCCGTAGATTTCCTTATCACTTAATGCTTTATGGTCTCCTTTTATGAATTTATCCAGTCTGCTTGGCTGGCTTCTGATCGTCTTCTGAAATACAGCCAGAGCCTTAGCTATCTTATCGAACGTAATTTTATCCGTATGATAAACGTCTTTAAAAAGCTGTCTGTATTCCGTCAGTTTAGAAAGTTTCCCGGCCAGTTTTTCCGGCTTCATATTCATTTCATTATGAGCAGAAATAGGTCCCAGCATTTGTTCTTCCAGTGTTTTGGCTCTGCCGTCCCAGAAATAGGATGTCCTTTCTGCGATGTTATAAAGGGATTGTGTATTTCTTTTTCCCTGCAGATGGTCATTTCCGAGGGCCACTTCCTGACGGTCTGCCCACCCGAGTTCCGGATTATGACAGCTGGAGCAGGAAATCTGACTGGATGACGACAGTTTAGGGTCGAAAAATAGTTTTTTTCCCAGCATCACTTCAGGGAGTTCCTGAGTATCATAGTAATTGGAATCCCATTCTATGGCCTCAAATTCCTTCCAGTCAACATCTTTATCTATAGAAGGTGCCGGCCAGTATTTTACCGGCTTTTTATATTGCTCCGCTACTTCTCCATAGTCTACGCTGTATTGCTGCATGGTGTTCTGCATGAAAAGGAAAGCGATGGCTCCTATCAGCAGTATGACTTTAAATCCTGACAACTTCATAATCCTTCTGAGTTTAAAAAACAGTTCCTATTGTGACTGCAAATAATGTATTGTTCCCGTTTTGAAAATTACGGTATACCATCTTTCCTCCTGCAAAAGCATTTTTTACAACAGGAAAGCTGAAATGAAAATTGACATCCAGTTTTGCCTGCCAGAAATCTGATGACTGAAAAGCATAATTTTCCTGCAACATCTGATTAACTGATGGTTTTCCTGCGTTGTTGAAAACAGCACTTTTCTTATACACATCCGTTACGGAAAGCCCCAGAGCGATGGAAAGCCCCAGATTACTGCTAAATGTTTTCAGCCACTGATAATCGGCGCCGTATATCATTCTGTTTACCTCAACAGCAGATAACGGATTGCTGTATTTTTCTTTTTCCTGAATGAGTCCGGCAAAAGGAATCAGTGAAGATTTTACATCTGCTTTTTCTATCTGCAAAAGTCCTTTCAGCATCACAGTACTCATCTTATGATTATATCTTTCCGCACTTCCTATCTGTATATAGTTTCTGGAATTTTCATTGAGGAAAAGATGTTCTGTTCCTTTTCTTTCTGTACTGCTTCCATCAGCAGAAACTCCCCAGATTAATTTTCTGCCGGTAAAGAATTTCCCCAGTGAGAAAGTAAACCGTTGCTCTTCAATTTTTGATGCATTGAGGTCTGTATATTCTGTCAGAAATTTATCCAGACTGAATTTTTTCAACCCTACATTCAGGAACCAATTTCTGTTGACAGCTTCAAAAACCTGTATTCCTCCTCCATAAGACCAGCCTTCATAATAAGCCCGACGAAGTTTTCCGGACAGCAGTTCATTATAATTGCCCAGTCCGCTCATATTATAGATAACAGGATATCCCTGATTGCTGACAAAGCTTAAATAATGTTTCTGGGTATACTTTTCTCCTTCCACATAGGCTCCTATTCTGAATTTTTCAAACATCAGTTTGTTGGCTCCCAGCGCTAAAGAGAAGTTGGCAGAGGTGTTTTTCGGCCGCGGATCTGTATCTCTGTAACTCAGACTGGCTCTGTAGCTGCCGGTAATCCCCAGCGTAAAAGAGTTGACCTTCTTTGAATAGCCTCCTGAAAAGCTGTAATTTTCAAATTTCATATCTCCTCCTACACTGTCGGCCGCAACATAAGGATAGATGAGATTGTAATCCGCATTTTCGTTCCATATTACCTGCTTTGTTTTTCCCTGTGTATAAGAGGCATTGCCCCAAACCGTTGTGCCTTTATCCAGCATCTGTAAGGAATGAGCTTCAGCTCCCCATAGGGTCTGCCCTTTCCCTTTCTGCTGTATTTCGTTGGGGGTATCAGTCATTTCTGTAGTCAGTTTAAAGGTCGTAATGTTGTATTTCCTTGCCCCCGAAATATTGGCAGGATTTGAATTGATGCTGTTTCTGAACATTCTTTGACCGCTGTATTCTTCACGGACTTTTTCCATGATCGTATCACTGATCTGAGCCTGGAATGCTGCACTGAACAGGGAGGTTAACAGAAATATTATGGAATGAAAATTTTTCATTTTAATTAAATAGTGAAGGTTTTACCCCATGTTCAAAGTCTACCGTAGAATTGTTGGTGTCTTTAAAAATATTCTTACCATCTACGGTTTTCCCCATTACTTTTCTTCTGACCGCTTTTCCGAAACGGTTCTTATCTCCGTCAAAGGCACTTACAGAAGTCCATCCCATATCTAAAGACGGCGAAGTTACCAGCCACTGGAAAGAATCCTGTACACTCAGATTGACGGCATCGGTGATCCATTCATTAGGGATTTTAACCGCTGTTCCACCCATAGGATAGACTTCTCCTCCAAAAGTAAGACTGTATTGGTACGTATATGAGTTCTGAGCAATCAGAGCTTCATTGGTCATTCCCTGCGGCATACGGGCTAAAGCATAGGCATAATATCCCTGGGTATGAATCACCATTTTTTCAAAAACATTGACCATTTTCGGAACGGCCGGATTGTCGATATCATCGGAGTCTTCTTTAAAGATCTGGAAATTGGCTGTAGAAAGATTAATTGATAAAGTATTAAACTCTTTATGGTTGATCGCGTCTTCAGCAATAATAATAGATTCTCCCGCTTTTACCGGATAGGTATTTCCCGTTCCCGGAATTCTGATAATAGCCCCTGCAGATAAAGTACTTCCCATGATATTAGGAGTGTAATCCTGCTTTTCATTAGTCATAAAACTGGACTGTATCAGAAGCATACCGTCTGCATATAAAGTCTGATCTGTATTATTGGTTATTTTAAAATACTGATCTCCAAAATACATAGCTCCCTGCGGTGTTTTTGTTCCTGTAAAAAATACTTCCTCCAAAATAAGGTCGCTGCTTCCGGATTTCAATGCAAGATCTATTGTTTTACTCATCTGACTGCCATTGATAACCACTCCGGTCTGTATTCCGCCTACCTTAGCTTCTGTAAGTTCTGCATTATTAGTATATACAATGCTTCCTTCTGCAATGATATGATACGTTCCCGAAGGAAGAACCACCTGCAACTTATTGGTATTGTTAAGTTCCTGAGTCGTTGTAAACCCCGTGTTCAGCTC includes:
- a CDS encoding cytochrome-c peroxidase codes for the protein MKLSGFKVILLIGAIAFLFMQNTMQQYSVDYGEVAEQYKKPVKYWPAPSIDKDVDWKEFEAIEWDSNYYDTQELPEVMLGKKLFFDPKLSSSSQISCSSCHNPELGWADRQEVALGNDHLQGKRNTQSLYNIAERTSYFWDGRAKTLEEQMLGPISAHNEMNMKPEKLAGKLSKLTEYRQLFKDVYHTDKITFDKIAKALAVFQKTIRSQPSRLDKFIKGDHKALSDKEIYGMHLFRTKARCMNCHNGKYLTDESFHNIGLTYYKREYEDLGLYHITKKADDVGKFKTPSLRDLDYTAPWMHNGLMDDLHGVVSLYNSGMQMINPSPEEKKADPNFPVTDHLMQPLKLNEQEIDAVVAFLKSISGSYYKMPRPEIPRK
- a CDS encoding DUF6850 family outer membrane beta-barrel protein produces the protein MKNFHSIIFLLTSLFSAAFQAQISDTIMEKVREEYSGQRMFRNSINSNPANISGARKYNITTFKLTTEMTDTPNEIQQKGKGQTLWGAEAHSLQMLDKGTTVWGNASYTQGKTKQVIWNENADYNLIYPYVAADSVGGDMKFENYSFSGGYSKKVNSFTLGITGSYRASLSYRDTDPRPKNTSANFSLALGANKLMFEKFRIGAYVEGEKYTQKHYLSFVSNQGYPVIYNMSGLGNYNELLSGKLRRAYYEGWSYGGGIQVFEAVNRNWFLNVGLKKFSLDKFLTEYTDLNASKIEEQRFTFSLGKFFTGRKLIWGVSADGSSTERKGTEHLFLNENSRNYIQIGSAERYNHKMSTVMLKGLLQIEKADVKSSLIPFAGLIQEKEKYSNPLSAVEVNRMIYGADYQWLKTFSSNLGLSIALGLSVTDVYKKSAVFNNAGKPSVNQMLQENYAFQSSDFWQAKLDVNFHFSFPVVKNAFAGGKMVYRNFQNGNNTLFAVTIGTVF
- a CDS encoding DUF4876 domain-containing protein codes for the protein MLKHVLRTVFVLCALVSFTACSSDSDSPEAQTSLQLDFKVVPENIQVKEYKHLTVSFKELNTGFTTTQELNNTNKLQVVLPSGTYHIIAEGSIVYTNNAELTEAKVGGIQTGVVINGSQMSKTIDLALKSGSSDLILEEVFFTGTKTPQGAMYFGDQYFKITNNTDQTLYADGMLLIQSSFMTNEKQDYTPNIMGSTLSAGAIIRIPGTGNTYPVKAGESIIIAEDAINHKEFNTLSINLSTANFQIFKEDSDDIDNPAVPKMVNVFEKMVIHTQGYYAYALARMPQGMTNEALIAQNSYTYQYSLTFGGEVYPMGGTAVKIPNEWITDAVNLSVQDSFQWLVTSPSLDMGWTSVSAFDGDKNRFGKAVRRKVMGKTVDGKNIFKDTNNSTVDFEHGVKPSLFN